A single window of Acetobacteraceae bacterium DNA harbors:
- a CDS encoding pyruvate dehydrogenase complex dihydrolipoamide acetyltransferase, protein MAHEILLPALSPTMTTGNLTRWLKKEGDRIEIGDVIAEIETDKAVMEVEALDEGILGKILVAAGTEDIAIKTPIAIVIEEGEEVPAQASASTEKSSAPAEKPVEAEKTKEVPAKAAQTAPEKEEESSQKRVFASPLARRIAKEKDVALATINGTGPNGRIVRRDVETHLKSSEVQAPKAMPQKVQAPAASEKAEDSMVPHSLMRKVIARRMVASKQDAPHFYVFADVKLDKLLALRKELNHLGDEEGFKISVNDMIIKAAALALKKEPGMNVIFEENHMRRLANIDISVVVSVPDGLITPIVRKADTKSLRQISAEVKDLVARARISKLAFEEYQGGSFSISNLGMFGVKKFTSIINPPQAAIMAVGAGQKQPVVKEDGQLGVATVMSVSIAVDHRAVDGATAAQWLNAFKNFLENPHSLVL, encoded by the coding sequence ATGGCACATGAAATTCTTTTGCCAGCGCTTTCACCAACAATGACAACAGGCAATTTAACGCGTTGGCTCAAAAAAGAGGGCGATCGTATTGAAATTGGTGACGTTATCGCTGAAATCGAAACAGATAAAGCAGTTATGGAAGTCGAAGCGCTGGATGAGGGCATTCTAGGCAAGATTTTGGTTGCTGCGGGTACAGAAGATATTGCGATTAAAACCCCTATTGCTATTGTTATCGAAGAAGGGGAGGAAGTGCCTGCACAGGCTTCTGCTTCAACAGAAAAGTCCTCTGCGCCAGCTGAAAAGCCAGTAGAAGCAGAAAAGACGAAAGAAGTACCTGCAAAGGCGGCACAAACAGCACCGGAAAAAGAGGAAGAATCTTCTCAAAAGCGTGTATTCGCCTCTCCTTTGGCACGTCGTATTGCGAAAGAAAAAGATGTTGCGCTTGCCACCATTAATGGCACAGGTCCAAACGGACGTATTGTTCGCCGTGACGTCGAAACCCATTTAAAATCTTCTGAGGTGCAGGCGCCAAAAGCGATGCCGCAAAAAGTTCAGGCACCTGCTGCTTCTGAAAAAGCAGAAGATTCTATGGTACCGCATTCTCTTATGCGGAAAGTAATTGCCCGTCGCATGGTTGCTTCTAAGCAAGATGCGCCGCATTTCTATGTTTTTGCAGATGTTAAACTTGATAAGTTGCTTGCCTTGAGAAAAGAGCTCAATCATTTGGGTGACGAGGAAGGCTTTAAAATTTCTGTCAATGATATGATTATTAAAGCGGCTGCTCTCGCTTTGAAAAAAGAGCCGGGCATGAATGTTATTTTTGAAGAAAATCACATGCGTCGTCTTGCCAATATAGATATTTCTGTTGTCGTTTCTGTGCCAGACGGTTTGATTACACCAATCGTTCGTAAGGCAGATACAAAGTCCCTACGTCAGATTAGCGCAGAGGTTAAGGATCTTGTTGCGCGTGCACGTATCAGCAAATTGGCATTTGAAGAATATCAGGGGGGAAGTTTCTCAATTTCCAACTTGGGGATGTTCGGTGTGAAAAAATTCACCTCCATTATCAATCCACCGCAGGCTGCTATTATGGCAGTTGGCGCAGGGCAGAAACAGCCTGTTGTCAAAGAAGACGGTCAGCTTGGTGTCGCTACAGTGATGTCTGTTAGTATTGCTGTCGATCATAGAGCCGTTGATGGGGCAACAGCAGCGCAATGGCTCAATGCCTTTAAGAACTTTCTAGAGAATCCGCATTCTTTGGTTCTTTAA
- the pdhA gene encoding pyruvate dehydrogenase (acetyl-transferring) E1 component subunit alpha: MIKKSSAKGKDSQHKFVLSLDEKKEAYRKMLLVRRFEEKTAHLYGMGEIHGFCHLYSGQEAIAVGISMAMKKGDRSVTSYRDHGQMLVAGMEPRRIMAELTGRADGYSHGKGGSMHMFSRKEEFYGGHGIVGAQIAIGTGLAFASMYRKDNTAAVAYMGEGASNQGQVYECFNLAALLKLPVVFVIENNRYGMGTSQSRACASKDLSQNGAPWGIPGKKVDGMNVEAVFAAAAEALEYCRSGNGPYLLEMDTYRYRGHSMSDPARYRARSEVDEVRKTRDPLEATKKLLLDESVPENFFKDLESTIRKQVAEAADFAEKSPYPDASELWTDIIAEGETV, translated from the coding sequence ATGATTAAAAAATCATCAGCTAAGGGGAAAGATTCTCAGCATAAATTTGTCTTGAGTTTAGATGAGAAAAAAGAAGCATACCGAAAAATGCTTCTCGTTCGCCGTTTTGAAGAAAAAACAGCCCATCTTTATGGTATGGGAGAAATCCACGGTTTCTGCCATTTATATAGTGGACAAGAAGCGATCGCTGTTGGTATCAGCATGGCGATGAAAAAAGGGGATCGCTCTGTTACTTCTTACCGCGATCATGGACAAATGCTGGTTGCCGGCATGGAGCCTCGCCGTATTATGGCAGAATTAACCGGCCGTGCAGATGGATATTCTCATGGTAAAGGCGGCTCGATGCATATGTTTTCTCGTAAAGAAGAATTTTACGGCGGGCATGGTATCGTTGGGGCACAGATTGCAATCGGTACAGGTCTAGCATTCGCTAGTATGTATAGAAAAGATAATACGGCAGCCGTTGCTTATATGGGGGAAGGTGCCTCTAACCAAGGGCAGGTTTATGAGTGCTTTAACTTGGCAGCCCTTTTGAAGCTTCCAGTCGTTTTTGTGATTGAAAATAACCGTTATGGGATGGGAACAAGTCAATCTCGTGCCTGTGCCTCTAAAGACCTTTCTCAAAATGGTGCACCTTGGGGTATTCCAGGTAAAAAAGTGGATGGCATGAATGTTGAGGCTGTCTTTGCGGCGGCTGCGGAAGCTTTGGAATATTGCCGTTCCGGTAATGGACCTTACTTGTTGGAGATGGACACCTATCGCTATCGTGGACATTCTATGTCTGATCCTGCCAGATATCGTGCCAGAAGTGAGGTGGATGAAGTTAGAAAAACACGTGACCCTCTCGAAGCAACGAAGAAACTGCTTTTAGATGAATCTGTTCCGGAAAACTTCTTTAAGGATTTAGAATCTACTATTCGTAAGCAAGTCGCTGAGGCTGCCGATTTTGCTGAAAAAAGCCCATATCCAGATGCGTCTGAACTTTGGACGGATATTATTGCAGAAGGAGAAACTGTCTAA
- a CDS encoding triosephosphate isomerase yields the protein MPASLHTPLSKHYIIGNWKMNGTCHEADQVTAGIINGIKKIYAPDLSPIICPPFTLLDRIGTFLSKEEEQGEYNFPLGAQNCSYPTDTPRTGSISATMLADLGVDFVILGHSERRKHNRESCDEICRKAQAAQAAGIKPIICIGENSLVRDSGKTSEFLKKQIEDSVPEHFSGFLSYEPIWAIGQKNAAPIPAIARAAKEIKEILLKKNPEAAPVVFYGGSVNAQNVSDILSLKEINGVLLGRASLHVDSFLEVYHQAVATVALKRQNTN from the coding sequence ATGCCCGCCTCTCTTCATACCCCATTATCAAAGCATTACATAATCGGAAACTGGAAAATGAATGGCACATGCCATGAAGCAGATCAGGTTACGGCAGGTATTATAAACGGGATCAAAAAAATATATGCCCCAGATCTTTCTCCGATTATCTGCCCTCCTTTTACCCTTTTAGATCGAATCGGAACGTTTCTTTCAAAGGAAGAAGAGCAGGGAGAATACAATTTTCCGCTTGGTGCGCAAAACTGCTCCTATCCAACAGATACCCCAAGAACAGGCTCTATTTCAGCAACAATGCTCGCAGATCTAGGGGTTGATTTTGTCATTCTGGGACATTCCGAGCGTCGAAAACATAATCGAGAAAGTTGCGATGAAATCTGTCGCAAAGCGCAAGCAGCACAGGCCGCTGGGATAAAACCGATTATCTGTATCGGTGAAAATTCTCTTGTGAGAGACAGCGGAAAGACATCTGAGTTTTTAAAAAAACAAATTGAAGATTCGGTTCCTGAGCATTTTTCGGGATTCCTTTCTTATGAACCCATTTGGGCTATCGGACAAAAAAATGCGGCGCCGATCCCTGCAATCGCAAGAGCGGCAAAAGAAATTAAAGAAATTTTACTTAAAAAAAATCCTGAAGCAGCACCTGTTGTCTTTTATGGGGGATCCGTAAATGCACAAAATGTCTCCGATATTTTAAGTCTTAAAGAAATTAATGGCGTTCTTCTGGGACGGGCCAGTTTGCATGTTGATTCTTTTTTAGAAGTTTATCATCAAGCGGTTGCGACAGTTGCTCTGAAAAGGCAAAATACAAACTAA
- the secG gene encoding preprotein translocase subunit SecG has product MTTALLIINLIVTIALIGFILLQRSEGGGLGIGGGGSGGLMTGRGAANLLTHATTILATIFMCLCLALAVLNRGAVNHQKDILSSPPAPVQHQNTTPSKSS; this is encoded by the coding sequence ATGACTACAGCACTTCTTATTATCAATCTTATTGTTACCATTGCCTTAATCGGCTTTATCCTCCTCCAACGTAGTGAAGGGGGCGGCTTGGGTATCGGCGGCGGTGGAAGTGGCGGTCTGATGACCGGACGTGGAGCGGCGAATCTTTTAACACATGCCACAACAATCTTAGCGACTATTTTTATGTGCCTGTGTTTAGCGCTTGCAGTGCTTAATCGTGGTGCTGTTAATCACCAGAAAGATATTCTTTCATCTCCACCTGCACCTGTGCAGCATCAAAATACAACCCCATCTAAATCTTCTTAA